The Humulus lupulus chromosome 3, drHumLupu1.1, whole genome shotgun sequence genome window below encodes:
- the LOC133824255 gene encoding uncharacterized protein LOC133824255, whose amino-acid sequence MSYISYSILRFTLTELNVMLSRSALYFISCYFTRKCSQGDSRDILHLRKGLLKVVLGHLEWQPTQEGSWKHEAYLLFPVHLDGTLLDNANTMKAKKELFSTTDVLHIFRQEWASEHCSAPFRAPELWDCPSNADIDERADIWSLGCTLYAIM is encoded by the exons ATGAGTTATATATCATATAGTATTTTAAGGTTCACATTAACCgaattaaatgttatgttatcCAGGTCAGCTTTGTACTTCATTTCATGCTACTTCACAAGGAAATGCTCCCAA GGGGATTCCCGAGACATTTTGCATCTTAGAAAAGGCCTCCTGAAAGTAGTTTTGGGTCATCTTGAGTGGCAg CCTACACAAGAAGGATCTTGGAAGCATGAAGCATATTTGTTGTTTCCAGTTCATTTGGATGGAACATTGTTGGACAATGCAAACACTATGAAAGCTAAAAAGGAGTTATTCTCAACCACCGATGTTCTTCATATATTTCGACAA GAATGGGCATCTGAGCATTGTTCAGCACCTTTTCGAGCTCCTGAGTTGTGGGATTGTCCAAGTAATGCAGATATCGATGAGAGAGCTGATATTTGGTCATTAGGATGCACTTTATATGCGATAATGTGA